Proteins encoded in a region of the Ranitomeya imitator isolate aRanImi1 chromosome 9, aRanImi1.pri, whole genome shotgun sequence genome:
- the PDCD2L gene encoding programmed cell death protein 2-like translates to MAQPSSQEQRVLLGFKDAELEGKASSWDVSKIGGLPHPVPQLRLGFPTCPLCSSVLRHIVQVYCPLEGSHYHRVIHVFACSTKSCWGKAESWVALRSQCPETHHPAVTHAVPKQEDKMAATDWCEDADDWGLDASEPTISPDASRATCCPAAPAPTDWTAQLQDLTLTDTSDTVQSGDAVFRSYYIAVAEEEDCAWDTDLDHARRLLKDYEKREEAVEMADPERGDGEGEKYEKCDLPRRDVVFHKFLKKISKCHQQILRYSWNGSPLYISPPEAASQPPSCPRCGAPRVFEFQLMPALVTMLQGSNADLALEFGTVLIFTCERSCWENGAQTPVQEYCIVQEDPDQRYFTE, encoded by the exons ATGGCGCAGCCGTCCTCTCAAGAGCAACGTGTCCTGCTGGGGTTTAAAGATGCAGAACTGGAAGGCAAGGCTTCATCCTGGGATGTCAGCAAGATCGGCGGTCTGCCG CACCCCGTGCCGCAGCTGAGGCTTGGTTTCCCTACATGTCCTCTGTGTTCATCAGTCCTCCGCCACATCGTCCAGGTGTACTGCCCCCTAGAGGGCTCACACTACCATCGTGTAATCCATGTGTTCGCGTGCAGTACAAAGTCATGTTGGGGGAAAGCTGAAAG CTGGGTGGCATTACGATCGCAGTGCCCCGAGACCCATCACCCAGCGGTCACACATGCCGTCCCAAAGCAG GAAGACAAGATGGCCGCTACAGACTGGTGTGAAGACGCTGATGATTGGGGGTTGGATGCTTCTGAACCAACAATCTCCCCCGATGCGTCTCGTGCCACCTGCTGCCCGGCGGCACCTGCGCCCACAGACTGGACGGCACAGCTCCAGGACCTCACCCTCACCGACACGTCAGACACCGTACAGTCTGGGGACGCCGTCTTCAGATCTTATTACATAGCGGTCGCAGAGGAGGAGGATTGTGCCTGGGACACGGATCTGGATCACGCACGCCGTCTCCTTAAGGATTACGAGAAGCGGGAGGAGGCTGTGGAAATGGCGGACCCTGAGAG AGGTGATGGAGAAGGCGAGAAATATGAGAAGTGCGACCTGCCGAGGCGAGATGTTGTGTTTCACAAGTTTTTGAAGAAGATCTCAAAGTGCCATCAGCAGATCCTTAG ATACTCATGGAATGGAAGCCCTCTATATATAAGCCCCCCAGAGGCGGCATCACAGCCTCCTTCATGTCCGCGTTGTGGAGCACCAAGAGTCTTCGAGTTCCAGCTCATGCCCGCTCTGGTGACAATGCTGCAAGGATCTAATGCTG ATCTGGCCCTGGAGTTTGGGACAGTTCTCATTTTCACCTGTGAGAGGAGCTGTTGGGAGAATGGCGCGCAGACCCCCGTGCAGGAATACTGCATAGTACAGGAAGACCCCGACCAGAGATACTTCACTGAGTGA